TTTGTTTTCCCATTCTTTATTCAATGGATTACCTTTTAAATAATATTTATCATATGAATGTATCCCTTCACCTATTTGATTTAATCTAAGAAACACTTTTTTATCCGAAAGTTCAATTAAATTTTGCCATTTCGTATTTCTATTTTCCTCTTTATAATAATCAATCACTACTTTTACTTGTTTGATCGAATCTTCACGATTCAAGTTTACGAGATCCATCGTATTTAAATATGCAGAGGTTGAAATGTCCATAGAACCACTAGGAATAACTTTTATATTGTTCAACTCTACGGAAGCTGAATACTTAACAAAAGAATAAGCTAATATATCCTTGGTGTCCTGATAGAATTTTGCAATTGAATCCTCATCCTTTTCTAATAAAGAATTTATCAACATTGTTTTTCCCGAACCGTTTTCACCAACTATACAGTGCACAGATTCAATTTCATTAGAATAATTTAATCTATATTTAAAGCTACTACGATTATTTTTCATTTTAAATTTCCTTTACTATACATTCAAAGTGTGTAAGCTTACAATAAGTATTTAATCTACTGAGAACTATTTCTATATCTTTCATTTCCTCTTCATGTTTCTGTTTATCATTATCAGGAATTTTTACTGTTAACGCACCTTGAATAGGCCCTGTTTGATTTTTTCTACCAATAATATGTCTAAAGCCCTCTTCTCTATCTTTGTAAATTTTATTAATATTTTGAATTCTTGACAGACTGGGGGCAAAAGGATGATCACCACACCATTTTTCAATATCCACATCTAACGGATATGGGATAAAAATTCGAATTACATTCTTAAGAATTAGTTTATACTTCCAACTTTGTCGACCTGCCCAAATATAGTCTAATTCTTTAGCTTCGATTTTCTTAAAAACAGTAGCTAAATAAATTGCAGCATTATTATTCGTAATAAATATAAGATCTCCCGATTTAGGTGGATTTATTTTTAAATTATTATCATTCTCACTATAGCCCCAAACAGAGAAGGATTCTTCTATGGATTCTAGAATTTCTTTTATATCATTCAAATCTCCATTTTCAGATTCTAAAGCAGATATAATAATAGATTTGGAAACCTTCTTCTCTATTGTATTAAGATAAGGTATTATTACACCCGTCCCCCCAGCCATTACAAATACATCCTGATCTGTCATCTTTAACTCCTAAAAAATTGGAAATTTTATAATTGTATAAATCATTTTACAAATTCTTATAAAATCGCTTGCATAGTGATTATATCATAATATTTTATATTTGTTCTAAAACGAAGAAAAAGGTTTATCCAAATTGGATAAACCTATTATATCAAGCGTTTACAAGCTTCTTATGCTTTACCTTCTGAACCGAATACGTCGATACGTTCTTCAACTGATGCTTGGATAGCTTTGACACCGTCAGCCAAGAATTTACGTGGGTCGAAGAGTTTCTTCTTGTCGTATTCTGCTTCGTTTGCTTCGTAATCGCGAGCAAATTTACGAGTTGCGTTAGCGAATGCGATTTGGCATTCAGTGTTAACGTTAACTTTGGCAACACCAAGTTTGATCGCTGCTTGGATTTGGTCATCAGGAATACCTGAACCACCGTGCAATACGATTGGGAAACCTGGAAGAGCTTCTGTCAATTTCTTCAAGTGGTCAAGGTCAAGACCTTCCCAGTTTGCAGGGTAAGGACCGTGGATGTTACCGATACCAGCTGCCAAGAAGTCAATACCAGTTGCAACCATTGCTTTAGCGTCTTCGATTGGAGCCAATTCACCTTTACCGATGATACCGTCTTCTTCACCACCGATAGTACCAACTTCAGCTTCTACTGAGATACCTTTAGAGTGTGCTTTTTCAACAACGTCTTTAGCCAATTTAAGGTTTTCTTCAACTGGAAGGTGTGAACCGTCAAACATGATTGAAGTATAACCAACTTCGATACACTCAAGTGCATCTTCGTAGTGACCATGGTCAAGGTGGATCGCTACTGGTACAGTGATACCCATTGATTCAACAAGGTTAGCGATCAAGTTGCGAGCAACTTTGTAACCACCCATATATTTGGCAGCACCCATTGAAGTTTGGATCAAAACTGGTGCTTTTTTAGCTTCTGCTGCGCGCAAGATAGCTTGAGTCCACTCAAGGTTATTTGTGTTAAATCCACCAACTGCATAACCATTGTCACGAGCTGCTTGGACAAATTTTTCTGCTGAAACGATTGCCATTTGTAATAGGCCTCCTCTAATTTTTGTGGAATGAACCACTTACATTGTTTATTTTATCACTTTTTCACTAAAATTGCTAGTTTTTCCTGAAATTTTAAGTAATTCCCAAGCAATTTTTGAATTCAGACATCTTCAGCTTCTTTGAGAAAACAAAAAAACTGACCGAAGTCAGCTAATCCTATGCGGAGAGAGGGACTTGAACCCTCACGACCTAAAGCGGTCACAGGATCCTTAGTCCTGCGCGTCTGCCAATTCCGCCATCCCCGCGATTGAGTACTTTACTAGTATAACAGGATAATCTCCACTTGTCAACACCTTTTTTCAAAACTTTTAAAAAGTATTTGCAAAAATAAAAATGAGATAGGACTCGTAAACACTGCCCTATCTCACTATTTTCATTAATGTTTTTCTAAATTGCGTAACATTTGATCAATCTTATTACCGTACTCAATAGACTCGTCTTTGACGAAGGTCAAGTCTGGAATCTTATACATCTTGAGGTTTCGGCCCAGTTCACGCTTAATGGTGCCGGTTGCCTTTTCTAAGCCCAGCTGTGCCTTTTGATTATCTGAAGCCAAGTCACTCATGATGCTATAGTAGACCTTGGCCATAGACAGATCGCCCAGCATTTGAACGTCAGTAATAGTCACACCTTGGACACGTGGATCACGGACTTTCTTTTGCAAAATCTCATTGACTTCACGCTTGATTTCCATTCCTACACGGTCGGTACGAAAATGATTTGCCATAGGATTTCCTTTCTAATTTTTTCTTCTGCAATATGAGGCTGGGACAAAAGTCCTAGCCTCTCAATTGTCTTTGGATTATCGAGCAAGACGCAGTGGTTGAGTGGGCTCTATTACGCTGATTTCATCAGCTTTTACAGCCCTACTCAACTGTGCGGAGGTGGGACGACGAAATCGAATTCTAACGAATTACCGATTTCTGTCCCACTCTCATATTTTTAATTTTAGTTGAATGAAATTCGCTCTAAACTCTTTGAGAAAAGGTGCTTGGGATAAAAGTATCAACTTCCATCCAATATGCTTTTCACTGGGAGTTTTCGACGGATTTCTCTTATTTCTTAATTTCTTCCATGATATAGGCTTCAATCGTATCATCCACTTGGATATCATTATAGCCGTCAATCATGAGACCACCTTCGCGGCCGTTAGTGACTTCTTTCACATCATCCTTGAAGTGCTTCAAGCTCGCCAACTGACCGTCGTAAATCACGACGCCATCACGGATGACACGAACCTTAGAATCACGGGTAACTTTACCATTGATAACCATGAATCCACCGATAGTACCAACCTTGGAAACTTTGAAAGTTTCGCGGATAAGGGCTTCCCCGATGATTTTTTCTTGGTATTCTGGGTCCAGCATTCCTTTCATGGCATCTTCCATTTCTTCGATAACCTTATAGATAATGCTGTGAAGACGGATTTCTACATCATCAGCTTCTGCTTGCTGGCGAGCTTGTGGTGTAGGGCGAACGTTAAATCCAATGATAAAGGCATTTGAAGCTTCTGCCAATGTCACGTCAGACTCATTGATAGCACCAACTGCTGAGTGGACAATGGTAATCTTAACGCCTTCCACTTCAATCTTCTGCAAGGAAGCAGCCAAGGCTTCTACAGAACCTTGTACATCGGCTTTGATAATGACGTTAACAGACTTAACTTCACCAGCTTTGAGGGTATCAAAGAGATTTTCTAGACTGACACGATGAGTAGCTTGACGTTGCTTGAGAAGGGCACGTTTAGCACGTTCTTCACCGGCTGCACGCGCAGCTTTTTCATCTTCATAGACGGCAAAGTGGTCACCTGCCATCGGAGTTTCATTAAGACCTGTGATAGAAACCGGCGTAGATGGACCTGCCGCTTTGACACGACGACCTAAGTCATTGGTCATAGCACGGACACGTCCGAAGGTATTTCCGACAACGATTGGATCTTGAACATTCAGCGTACCTTGTTGGACGAGAAGGGTTGCAACTGCACCTTTTCCTTTATCCAAACGGGCTTCGATAACCGTACCGATAGCGCGAACTGTTGGATCTGCTTTGAGTTCCTGAATTTCTGCTACAAGTAGAACTGTTTCCAAAAGTTCATCGATGTTTTGGTTGAACTTAGCTGAGATTTCAACAAACTCAGAATCTCCACCCCAAGCAGTTGACATAACACCATGCTCAGCCAATTCACCAATTACGCGCTCAGGATTGGCACCTGGCTTATCGATCTTGTTAATAGCCACAATAATTGGCACATTAGCGGCTTTAGAGTGGTTAATCGCTTCAATAGTCTGAGGCATAACACCGTCATCAGCTGCTACGACCAAGATGGTAATATCGGTAACAGATGCACCACGCGCACGCATCGAAGTAAAGGCCGCGTGTCCAGGTGTATCCA
This genomic window from Streptococcus cristatus AS 1.3089 contains:
- a CDS encoding class II fructose-bisphosphate aldolase — its product is MAIVSAEKFVQAARDNGYAVGGFNTNNLEWTQAILRAAEAKKAPVLIQTSMGAAKYMGGYKVARNLIANLVESMGITVPVAIHLDHGHYEDALECIEVGYTSIMFDGSHLPVEENLKLAKDVVEKAHSKGISVEAEVGTIGGEEDGIIGKGELAPIEDAKAMVATGIDFLAAGIGNIHGPYPANWEGLDLDHLKKLTEALPGFPIVLHGGSGIPDDQIQAAIKLGVAKVNVNTECQIAFANATRKFARDYEANEAEYDKKKLFDPRKFLADGVKAIQASVEERIDVFGSEGKA
- the rbfA gene encoding 30S ribosome-binding factor RbfA — its product is MANHFRTDRVGMEIKREVNEILQKKVRDPRVQGVTITDVQMLGDLSMAKVYYSIMSDLASDNQKAQLGLEKATGTIKRELGRNLKMYKIPDLTFVKDESIEYGNKIDQMLRNLEKH